Proteins co-encoded in one Nematostella vectensis chromosome 15, jaNemVect1.1, whole genome shotgun sequence genomic window:
- the LOC5502616 gene encoding acyloxyacyl hydrolase has protein sequence MEASKPKFLGACLFALLLFCPVVESRRFAVDGVNGGVYCVACTAVAALTNQLSVIHNETFVKSFDRLCKLLPTEIYQNACLSLGKYYIPKIIDIITDDVTADVICHAIDLCYTDEGYPTCHAFPPKGDFNLAVETAKKKIAMQEFRIKVKRNISPQSPHFDPCTLPGVDRLCNLFDRIFNNHHPLIDVDNDYFSSVSEAWRGTSWRGRDCDDFDPLTHPGAIDHGDLILDKNCNGIWGYDPETGKSFEELLCKDTGNLGLIVLGDSVAAHFRIPPQWLTARDLNEEVFSHAPFIVANEADWPQLSLYTGFLSNINWAVEKGNATSIYLKLAARNRCNHRDYQNLAKNGADSFDVNNILIKSLTRDHNRDHPALVFYSLVGNDVCNKYHSLDHMTTADQMRVNMRKTLDTLEARLPRGSHVVAVGMVDGRILYDSLHNRIHPIGKLRGDVTYAQFYDFLNCVHVSPCFGWMNTNETIRNLTTQRALELTAVMKEVATQATNYTNIDVHFFHNPFFKVIKDWMDSGHEVWELIEPTDGFHPNLQAESLVAEESWRLLETEIPHVLGKVNPNNDRIRELFGDQGGY, from the exons ATGGAGGCCTCTAAACCCAAGTTCCTGGGTGCTTGTCTTTTcgctttgttgttgttttgtcctGTTGTGGAGTCGAGACGTTTTGCTGTTGATGGCGTGAATGGTGGAGTCTATTGCGTAGCATGCACTGCAGTGGCCGCATTAACCAATCAACTAAGCGTTATCCACAATGAGACCTTCGTCAAGTCATTTGATCGTCTTTGCAAGCTTCTTCCCACTGAAATATACCAGaatgcttgcttgtctttgggGAAGTATTACATTCCTAAGATTATAGATATCATtactgatgacgtcacagctgACGTCATATGCCATGCCATAGACTTGTGTTATACCGATGAAGGGTATCCAACATGCCATGCATTTCCACCGAAAGGTGATTTTAATCTTGCCGTCGAGactgcaaagaaaaaaatagcaatGCAAGAGTTCCGAATTAAGGTGAAAAGGAACATCAGTCCACAATCTCCTCACTTTGACCCTTGTACTCTACCGGGTGTTGATAGACTTTGCAATTTATTTGACAGAATTTTTAATAATCACCACCCTTTGattgatgttgataatgacTACTTCAGTTCAGTAAGTGAGGCATGGCGCGGGACATcttggagggggagggattgTGATGATTTCGACCCCCTCACCCATCCTGGGGCGATTGATCATGGAGACCTAATATTAGACAAGAACTGTAATGGCATCTGGGGATATGACCCTGAAACAGGAAAATCTTTTGAGGAGTTACTATGTAAAG ACACTGGTAACTTAGGTCTGATTGTTCTTGGTGACTCAGTTGCTGCACATTTCCGCATCCCCCCTCAGTGGCTGACTGCCAGAGACCTGAATGAAGAGGTTTTCTCTCATGCTCCCTTTATTGTGGCAAATGAAGCTGACTGGCCTCAACTTTCACTGTACACTGGCTTCCTCTCTAATATAAA ctGGGCAGTCGAAAAAGGCAATGCTACTTCCATCTACCTCAAACTTGCTGCCCGCAATCGCTGTAACCATCGCGACTACCAAAACCTGGCAAAGAACGGTGCAGATTCCTTTGACGTAAATAACATCCTAATCAAAAGCTTGACTCGCGACCACAACCGTGATCACCCAGCCCTAGTCTTCTACTCTCTTGTCGGCAACGATGTGTGCAATAAATACCACAGTCTTGATCACATGACCACCGCAGACCAGATGCGCGTGAACATGCGCAAGACGCTAGACACACTAGAAGCGAGGTTGCCACGTGGAAGTCACGTGGTAGCGGTCGGGATGGTTGATGGGCGGATTCTTTATGACAGCCTCCATAACAGAATCCATCCAATCGGAAAGCTCCGCGGTGACGTCACTTATGCGcagttttatgattttttgaaCTGCGTGCACGTATCGCCGTGTTTTGGATGGATGAATACTAATGAGACGATTCGGAATCTGACCACGCAACGTGCACTGGAGTTAACCGCTGTCATGAAGGAGGTCGCAACGCAGGCTACTAATTATACGAATATAGATGTGCACTTCTTCCATAACCCCTTCTTCAAAGTTATTAAG GATTGGATGGATAGTGGTCACGAGGTGTGGGAACTTATTGAACCCACGGACGGCTTCCACCCTAATCTCCAGGCCGAGTCCCTGGTGGCCGAGGAGTCCTGGAGACTACTAGAAACCGAAATCCCACATGTGCTAGGCAAGGTGAACCCAAATAATGACAGGATACGTGAGCTATTTGGAGACCAGGGAGGGTATTGA